The following coding sequences lie in one bacterium genomic window:
- the add gene encoding adenosine deaminase: MNDGTAAREPLKGGRAPVSGRIELHTHLEGSVTPARLRTLAERHARPDLADACLDPSGQAVIFDGFHGFLDLYKRVTSVMRTPRDFHELAEDLAIQLRDDGVAYAEVSVAYGVLLVRGIDPGPVQAALWEASQSAQEAHGVTLRWLPDAVRQFGTDAAWRAWEAAARAGRAQGVVGFGLGGDEVNGPAAAFAPLFAAVRAEGLGVSIHAGEVTSMGEAARDSIRQAVDDCGAMRIGHGLAAADDPALLRDLAASGVFVELCPRSNVATGALPSLAAHPLRAFLDAGVPCCLNTDDRTLFGLDLRGEYAAARRELGLTDSDEQWMARSAAGAMFAPR; the protein is encoded by the coding sequence ATGAACGACGGGACGGCCGCCCGCGAACCCCTGAAGGGCGGCCGTGCCCCGGTTTCCGGTCGTATCGAGCTGCACACGCACCTCGAGGGTTCGGTCACGCCCGCGCGCCTGCGGACCCTGGCCGAACGCCACGCCCGGCCCGACCTCGCCGACGCCTGCCTGGACCCGTCCGGGCAGGCGGTCATCTTCGACGGCTTCCACGGCTTCCTCGACCTCTACAAGCGCGTGACGAGCGTCATGCGCACGCCACGCGACTTCCACGAACTGGCCGAGGACCTGGCAATCCAGTTGCGCGACGACGGCGTGGCCTACGCCGAGGTGTCGGTCGCCTACGGCGTGCTGCTGGTGCGCGGCATCGATCCCGGCCCGGTGCAGGCGGCCCTCTGGGAAGCCTCGCAGTCCGCGCAGGAGGCGCATGGAGTCACGCTGCGCTGGCTGCCCGACGCGGTGCGCCAGTTCGGCACGGATGCCGCCTGGCGCGCCTGGGAGGCCGCAGCCAGGGCCGGTCGCGCCCAGGGCGTTGTCGGCTTCGGGCTGGGCGGCGACGAGGTGAACGGTCCGGCGGCCGCGTTCGCGCCGCTGTTCGCCGCCGTGCGGGCCGAGGGACTCGGCGTGAGCATCCATGCAGGCGAGGTGACGTCGATGGGCGAGGCCGCGCGCGACTCGATCCGCCAGGCTGTCGACGACTGCGGCGCCATGCGGATCGGACACGGCCTGGCCGCCGCCGACGACCCGGCGCTGCTGCGCGATCTGGCGGCCAGCGGCGTGTTCGTCGAACTCTGTCCCCGCAGCAACGTGGCCACCGGGGCGCTGCCCTCGCTGGCCGCACACCCGTTGCGCGCGTTCCTCGACGCGGGCGTGCCGTGCTGCCTGAACACCGACGACCGCACGCTGTTCGGGCTGGACCTGCGGGGCGAGTACGCGGCGGCGCGTCGCGAACTCGGGCTCACCGACAGCGATGAGCAGTGGATGGCCCGGTCGGCGGCGGGTGCGATGTTCGCGCCGCGCTGA